tttctgtccccgactttcggccagatctcgatcggtgaagcccgtcgcggggccccatacacgggccaataagctgccgacacggtctgtcggcagcttttatcggcccgtgtatggccacctttacttgctgctttcagaCTAAAACTTCCAAACATGGCTGCCTTTTTATTGGCTACCAGTGGGAAGTCATTAGCGATTAGTTGCCCGTAGAAGAAgaaatttgtcactgggcgactaatctccccggaatgctacgtgtgccatcaccctaatgAAAACAACTAGACTTTCCCCAGGTTTAATGTTCCAGAAATATCTTTACTGGGATCGGTTGAGGAACTTACCCTCCACAATCACTCTAGGAACCTGTTGAGGTCACTTTTGTTTTATGCAAAGAAAGTGATTATCATGAAATGGATGAACCCAACTGCTCCTGGATTGGAGGATTGGATAGCACTGGTAAATATAACTATTCATCTGATGAAGTTGACATTTATtgctttttccccacaaaaatttGACAATATGTGGACCCCCTGGTTGAATGCAAACCCAACTGAGGCGGCATTTCCTCCCCAGGTACAtatgtattgtttatttatacTGCCAGTTGTGTTAGCTAATGGGCTCATGGTATTGCTCTTGAGAACTGTTCGTTATATCATGACTACATGTTAAAATGTACTGTGACTGGGCATCTGCTTGCACTGACTGCAACAGTTATTTGTCTTCTGTTATGTATTGtcttacttttaaaaaatgcaaaataaaaactttaaaaaaatttttaaaaaaaaagtcgtGCAATTCGAACGTTGTCACTTAAAAATCGAgcatttgaacgttttcacgtaaaaatcgagcaattcgaatatCTTcgctaaaatcaagcaattcgaatgttttcacaaaaaaaattgagcaattcgaaagttttcaccaaaaaaatcaagaaatttgaaaaaatcgtgaaattcatgCAATGCAATTGGAACGTTGTCACTTAAAAATCGagaattcgaacgttttcacttaaaaatcgtgcaattcgaatATCTTtgctaaaatcaagcaattcgaatgttttcacaaaaaaatcgagcacttcgaacgttttcacaaaaaaaaaattaagaaatttgaaagtttccacagaaaaatcatgcaattcgaaCGTTGTCACTTAAATGTATTCACTAAAATCAAGcgatttgaatgttttcactaaaaaaatcgagcaattcgaaccctTTCGTGGGATATTCGTGAATGTATTTGcaggcggcgaaacgcggaaattcgcagtgaattcctgccaggcgaatttattcgcctatcactacctATGTGCTTTCTCCTCTCAACCCTCATTTATACAGAACTGCCAAAAAGAAACAGCACTATATTCATGGGAGTTGCTGTAGGCAGTGATAATATGTCAGGTCTGTTTTGCGGGTGCTCTATTCTGCTGATATTTATCTGTAGACTTTCTATGACCATCATGTATCAGTGGTAGGGCTGGAGCTAAGTGAGAAGGTTATTGAAACTAAACTCCCACAGAAGTTTTTGTCTCAGTTGGGATATCATTGTGCTGGAAGAGCAGAACAAACACTGAGATGTAAAGTAAGAAAGGAAACCAGAAAATAATTCTTATTTCAACTTCTCCAGTGACATTATACTCTATCCCTTGGCCAACAAGTAGACTTGATTCCCTGTAGAAGTGGCTGTTACTGCAAGCTGGGCAATCAAGAATCTTTTATCCAATTGAGAGATTAGtatgtaaaacaaaacataataacTAATGTATACTCTGTATAAACACACTCGCatgcacattcacacacacacaactcaaCATACTCACTATTACACACTCACTATATCCCACAGTCACCTGCACCTGTTCATACTCAAACACAATAAAGAATGAGGCAGATTGGAAAGGataataaatatgtgtatgtGGGAGACTCAAGAATGGGCAGAAAAAGAAATGGACAAAAGCACCCAGAGAGAATACATTTTACCATGTcccaccattaaaaatcatggtaTAAATTGTATGTGGATTCTGAAGTTCAATTCCAGCCTGGGTATTTCAGCAGGCAGAGTGTCTGTTCTCTCCATGTCTGTATGGGTAATTCCATGCGCTCCTGGTCACTGTAGAATATACAGCCCTGCTTGTACACACAGCACACAACGTTTCCTAATTGATAATCATTTTTGTGTGCTGAGTTGGCCACAAACTAGAAGGAAAAGCCCAGGGGAGGCCTGTGTTTACTGGAAGACTCGTAGCCTCTCTCCTCGGGGCACAAACTCTTTGGTCAGTCTCCAgccctaaaataaaaaatagttcatTTAGTCACTGTGACAGAAATCCCCCTGAACAAGACAATCCTCACAACACGGGGCCCAGTGTAAAGAACAGTTTGGGTGAATATTGGCTTGAACTGGAAAAGTATATCTGCTACTGTATATGCTGGTGGGTGGGTGTTATTTTGTTTCGTTGATTTTCGTTGATTTTTTCGTTGATTTTTTCGTTGATTTTTTCGTTGATTTTTTCGTTGATTTTTTCGTTGATTTTTTCGTTGATTTTTCAGCTTTTGCTTAAGGATTTaccaaatccactgtttgggattcagccgaatccctgtatccttagtgaaagatttgttCAAATACTAAGGAAAaagtggtaaaacattttttacttttttgttttgtgacgaaaagtcaagttatttcccttcccgcctataattcacatatgcaaattcggattcggttcagccaggcagaaggattcggccacatccgaatcctgttgaaaaaggccaaaccgaatcctggattttgtgcatctctACTTTTGCtattctcttctctctcttcccaTCCAATTCTATTTAGTTGCCAGTGTCATTGGCTCCAACCCACAGAAATTAGATCCTAATTCTAGTTTTGTAACGTGATAGCTCTTCAATACCTTTCTTTTTAGAGACTCTAATGTTCATCTTGCAGTCTTCCAATCAGTccactgccttgttgctagggtaatggcGGCCATACCACCCAGGGGTAGGTGCAGAACAACAAGTTAAAcctttcttaaataaaaacacaaaaaatagccaTATCACAAATTGTCACATATCACAATTGGCAAATCACAGTTGTCACATTTATAGACAGAGGGGTGCACCCAGAGTTTACCTTCAGTCTGAATGCAGAGAGCAGCAAGACTAGCCATGAGCAGGGGGCACAACTTGGTTACAATAATGCCCATAAACCAGAAccagaataaaaagtagcagtaacaataattgtgtagccttataaagcatttgtttttaggtggagtCAGTGACTaaatctaaaactataaaaaaaaaaaaatgaagaccaattgaaaagccgcttagaattagccactctataacaatcttaaagttaacttaatggtgaatgacccctttaaaacaccagtaacatcaaaaaaaatgtttaaaaaaattgtatacatggaaaaaaaaccaccaagacacagtaaactttaaaatcgcaaagccgctcctcttcagaaggCGATACGGCAATGATCCATTGTGCActgctggatttctcctccctggttatttcctatattctactgacagcatgtaaAGGAGCGTGGTTATTGGTAGGTCGCGCTGGTGGACCCGCAGGCAGTTGATGCACAAGTTCTCCTGGCAGTCCAAACAGTGCAAGTTGGCCCCGTTGCCCTTGTCACAAGAGGAACACTGCGGACGGACTTGCAGGGGGGCGCCCCGTGGAGGAGGCCAGAGGAAGTACATTAAGCCACAAAGGAAGGCGGTGTCACCGGGCTCCCCAGCAGCAGTAGCTCCGGCAGCGCAGGAGGAGGAGGCGGTAGTGGCACCTGTTCGACCTCGGCTCCCTCCGCAGGCTAAACGGTCTCCCGTGTCTGAACGCCAGTGTCTTGGATTCAGAGCAACCATCTGTCCGCTCACCCCCAGTCCATGGACATGGCTTCCATTCTCGATGGAGGGGACTATCATCACCACCACCACCGACCCTCCATCATGCGTTAAGGGGGCCACTGCACGGCACCCCACTATGACCGTGGCTTGCGATGCCCCTCCCAGCATGAGTATGAGCAGCACATACACCACTCTGACCCCTCTACAGCCTTTACTCCCAATCTCCACCATGTCagacaaattcccccatcacccCTACCAGTGGATACCGGGCAATGTCAGCTTCACCCTAATAAGGGACAATAGGGACTGGCATCTATGAACAATCTGTACAGCCCCTACCACAAGGAGCTCACCGGCATGGGACAGAGTCCACTCGCGGGATCCGGccaatttaatttgtcttttttttttaaaatgttttttcatgttactggtcctttaaaggggtcatccaccattaactttaagtatgttatagagtggctaattctaagcagcttttcaattggtcttccttatttaagGAGTAGAAGAATGTGTCTCAATAGTTTTACATATAAGTATGCAGTAGAAGGCCACCAGAATATAATAATGAATACCTTTACTTTCTCTGTTTCTAGTTACATATATTCCCAGGGCCACAAGAGACAGGAAGAAAACTGCCAGAATAAGCATCACGATGCGGGAAATACTTCTATGGCCGGGTTCTGTTTCTTGAAAGGAGaagaagagaaaatataaaataagtcatTGTGTACTGACTTCTGTTCTGTTCTTCTATTCTCTTCCTCTGATTAAAGACACTCATTCTCACCTACAAGCTAGAGGAATAATGAGATAAGTGTATGCTCTaagagctgatttatcaaaggtcgaagtgaattttcgaatgaaaaaaatttgaattccgagcaattttttgaattcgaatttgaaaaaaattcaaaaatgtcaacatttatcatgtactgtctctttaaaaattggacttcgaccattcactatctaaaacctgccgaattgctgttttagcctatggggaacctcgtAGAACGTATTTGGAGTTAATTGTTAGACAttaaaaaatctacgttttttttgggaaaactttgaatcaaattcgatcgaatgcgctattccttcgattcgtacgattccaatttggccaaatacggacctattcaatcgaaaaaaacttcgacttaatttcggttggtctttttaaattcgaatttcgaagttttttcaattcgaaattgacccttgataaatatgcccattaaaGATTTATCTTACACCCACACCATGCGCAACCCCTACAgtaagtgggataatagttttgAAAACAAGTATATTTGTATAGTATAGTTCTTTTTGTAACCAacaaaggagttgttcacctttgagttaacatttaaggggttatgtactaaaatctgattttacctcatacaggtataggttcaattatccgggaacccgttatccagaaagcttcgaattacagaaagtccttCTCCCATAGAACCccggcagggccggatttacaaagcgagcgcccctaggcccactgccgttcgtcgcccgtgccccccctttattcatgcaaattttcataatcaggaccggagcaatgtggaaatttacaaaaaaagggaaatttacaaaattattgtatcttctgtgcatccccagtgtttttgaaccaatgtgggtgtggttgggcatcatgccgccccctaaaatcctgccgccctaggcccgggcctaggtggcctttccacaaatccgggcctgaaccccgggccggtgcagttttctgctgataggagcaggtaagtaaaagtagtcacgtgggggtacctaacatttggcacccccaagcattctggataacaggtcccatacctgtattttaaataaaaataaaaaaagctcaaccaaactcccatccccgattttgccttggtaataaaataaatcaaatcaatcGGATCCGGAAGAAAGCCAATAAAATTGTGTGAAACCCCGAATCGTataattttttctgactttttttccagaatcgcttaattttatcagagcagaccacaatatcttcaaattaggatagggacatctcccattgacttatacatgacctagacaggtttgagatgccggattcttgaattcaggctttttagaggttttttttcaccaaggaggagtttttgccccaaaaagtcttaccagttttagtaaataactcccttaatgtaacttagagagtgattttctgagacaatttgcagttggttttaattttttattatttgtggtttttgagtaatttagcagctctccagtttgtaatttgctggggtccaaattaccctagcaaccatgcattgaattgaatcgaataagagactggaatataaataggaggggcctgaatagaaagatgaacaataaaaagtagcaataaaaatacatttgtagccttacagaatgtttctttttatatgcggtcgtgacccccatttaaaagctggaaagagtcagaagaaaaaggcaaataataaaagaaaaacttagaattggctatttgataatgtactaaatgttaacttaatggtgaatcacccctttaaagtcactcACCAAAGGGAACAACCATTGTCTTCTCCAAACTGCTGTGATCCACATGGCAGGAGTAAGTGGCGCCCTCCTCTGGTGTTACCTCCACACTGACTCTGATCTGATAGGTGCCATCAGGGTTTGGCAGGATCTCTGCTGATTCCTCTGAGTAAATCTCATCTCTCCCATTCTTTATCCACTTCACTTCCACATCTCGGGGGTAGAACCCATACACCCAGCAGTGCAGTTTGGTACCACTCTCTGACTCTGAGCTGGAAACCTTTACTTTAGGGGGAACTGACAGGAAGGAACAGaggtaaatccattatggaaaaggaccttggagtccttgtagatgtagatgtagatgataaacttgtctgtagcaagcaatgccagtcagcagcatcaagggcaaataaggtcttgacttgtattaaatggggcagagagtcaagggaggagggggtcccactgtatagagcactggtaaggccccatctagaatatgccgtacagttttggtctccatcactcaaacaggacattattgtattagagaggggacagagaagggcaactaagctggtaaagggaaaatcttagctatgaggaaagactggccaaattggggatgttcacgctggagaagaggtgcttaaggggtgatatgataactatgtataaatatataaggggatcatataataatctctctaatgatttatttaccagtaggtctttccagctgacacaaggtcacccattctgattagaagaaaagaggttccagctaaatattgggaaggggtttgttacagtgagagctgtgaagatgtggaattgtctccctgaatcagtggtacaggctgatacattagataggtataagaaggggttggatggtgtttagcaaaaTTTGAAGGGACAGAATATATGTCTATATGCCCATGATCAATATTAGTATCATACACAGTATTAGTTATATAGGAACATGTATTTTGCCTTCTCttgtaattataataaatgatCCACATTTTGAGATTTACTGTATAAAGTTTCAGTTAACGCCACCCCAAACAGGATAAAATATTCAAATAGAGATAATAATCTTggcataaacaaacccctcccttcctacagcttttcaaaagaattgaaagtgaaagcaaatttgttttgtttaacgcaagaaatagaaacaaaatatatatctcTTAATTAAGGCAATAAGTATGTTAAGCACACGCTCTATTCATTGAGTCTgggttaaaaaattaaagtggaaTATTGCCCTATTAGAAACATATATATCTCTGCAATCaggtttcatatttttattatttgtgttttttttagttatttagctttttagtcaatttgcaattttagcaatctggtaactagggtccaaattaccctagcaaccaagttgctaagaattagctatattcaataacatactaaaagctatctTAAATgggaaccacct
The sequence above is a segment of the Xenopus laevis strain J_2021 chromosome 8L, Xenopus_laevis_v10.1, whole genome shotgun sequence genome. Coding sequences within it:
- the LOC121397202 gene encoding major histocompatibility complex class I-related gene protein-like isoform X1 → MYCIVLLLFSLPFYTVHCAVPPKVKVSSSESESGTKLHCWVYGFYPRDVEVKWIKNGRDEIYSEESAEILPNPDGTYQIRVSVEVTPEEGATYSCHVDHSSLEKTMVVPFETEPGHRSISRIVMLILAVFFLSLVALGIYVTRNRESKERFNLLFCTYPWVVWPPLP
- the LOC121397202 gene encoding major histocompatibility complex class I-related gene protein-like isoform X2 is translated as MYCIVLLLFSLPFYTVHCAVPPKVKVSSSESESGTKLHCWVYGFYPRDVEVKWIKNGRDEIYSEESAEILPNPDGTYQIRVSVEVTPEEGATYSCHVDHSSLEKTMVVPFEPGHRSISRIVMLILAVFFLSLVALGIYVTRNRESKERFNLLFCTYPWVVWPPLP